Proteins co-encoded in one candidate division KSB1 bacterium genomic window:
- the amrB gene encoding AmmeMemoRadiSam system protein B, with the protein MSEPLPQFPKLRLIDATPVRHGGRNMVAVHDLTHLSDGVVLVSEDVAYVLQFMDGHHSLLDLRAAYMRRFGSFLFEEQLSQLVRMLDEQLLLDNERFAQHRREVEEAFRRAPVRESVHAGQSYPAEADELRRLLSSFCQGATDERPGGGPFQLDQLKGCVVPHIDLRAGGQSYGRAYRESLAAGKADLYVVLGTSHAPLPPLFAGTMKPFQTPLGVARTDQGFMESLARQWGDDLFADELAHRSEHTIEFQVLFLQHLFGAEVQIAPVLCSFSAEQVLGEDGAGARVRDFVQALRGAVQSFPGRVIGLASADLSHVGPRYGDPWAGDSNRLALVRRHDQELLQAVASGDAGAVARGMVASQNRFRVCGFPPIYTLLQALDIRGGAVLDYRHAVMDAQGSVVTFAAVALF; encoded by the coding sequence GTGAGTGAGCCCCTGCCCCAGTTTCCCAAGCTGCGCCTCATCGATGCGACGCCCGTGCGCCACGGCGGTCGCAACATGGTGGCGGTGCACGACCTCACTCACCTCTCCGACGGTGTGGTGCTGGTGTCAGAAGACGTGGCCTATGTGCTGCAGTTCATGGACGGCCACCACTCCTTGTTGGACCTGCGGGCGGCCTACATGCGTCGTTTCGGCAGCTTTCTTTTTGAGGAGCAGCTCAGCCAGCTTGTCCGCATGCTGGACGAGCAGCTCTTGCTGGACAACGAGCGCTTTGCCCAACATCGGAGGGAAGTAGAAGAGGCCTTTCGCCGCGCGCCGGTGCGCGAGAGTGTGCACGCAGGGCAAAGCTACCCCGCTGAGGCGGATGAGCTCCGCCGGCTGCTAAGCAGCTTCTGCCAGGGCGCCACGGACGAGCGCCCCGGTGGGGGGCCTTTCCAACTGGACCAGCTCAAAGGGTGCGTGGTGCCGCACATCGACCTGCGCGCCGGAGGGCAATCCTACGGCCGCGCCTACCGCGAGTCGCTGGCGGCGGGCAAGGCCGACCTTTACGTTGTGCTGGGCACCAGCCATGCGCCGCTCCCTCCTCTGTTCGCCGGCACCATGAAGCCATTTCAGACGCCGCTCGGAGTAGCCCGCACCGACCAGGGTTTCATGGAGAGCCTTGCTCGCCAATGGGGCGACGACCTGTTCGCCGATGAACTTGCCCACCGCAGCGAGCACACCATCGAGTTCCAGGTGCTCTTCTTGCAACACCTGTTTGGTGCCGAGGTGCAGATTGCCCCAGTCCTCTGTTCCTTCTCCGCGGAGCAGGTGCTCGGGGAGGATGGCGCCGGCGCGCGTGTCCGTGACTTTGTGCAGGCGCTGCGGGGCGCAGTGCAGAGCTTCCCTGGGCGCGTCATCGGGCTGGCCAGTGCCGACCTGTCGCACGTCGGGCCGCGCTATGGCGATCCGTGGGCGGGGGACAGTAATCGCCTCGCCCTTGTCCGACGCCACGACCAGGAGTTGCTTCAGGCCGTAGCCAGCGGCGACGCCGGGGCAGTGGCCAGGGGAATGGTGGCATCGCAGAACCGTTTCCGCGTGTGCGGATTTCCGCCCATCTACACTCTGCTGCAGGCGCTGGACATCCGAGGGGGAGCCGTGCTCGACTACCGCCACGCCGTGATGGACGCGCAGGGGTCGGTGGTCACCTTTGCGGCGGTGGCACTGTTCTGA
- a CDS encoding DUF1343 domain-containing protein has protein sequence MLARFCSWWLLVLGALSCTPAREPAPAPVESGLDVLVASDCSLLKGKRVGVITNHTGIDRQGRHIADLLHEAAGVTLSKLFAPEHGIRGTAEAGAQIGAEVDAKTGVPILSLYGETKKPTPEMLSDLDVLVFDIQDVGTRFYTYISTMSLAMEAAAEQQIPFVVLDRPNPIGGVIVEGPVLAPENRSFVGIHPIALRHGMTVGELARLFNEEGWLAGGKKAELTVVRMRNWRRHMLFADTGLPWVKPSPNIVSPTTAQLYPGIGLLEATNVAEGRGTQAPFENIGAPWIDTAKLLQALQPHSFPGLAFASTSFVPVDLPGMATNPKYEGQLCKGLRLRVTRPESLRAVDVGIHLIAALRDLHQDKLTIREPGMRLMTGSTPVTTALLRGDAPEAIIASWSQELQAFLSLRQKYLLYD, from the coding sequence ATGCTCGCTCGATTCTGTAGCTGGTGGCTGCTGGTCCTCGGCGCCCTCAGCTGCACGCCGGCCAGAGAGCCGGCCCCTGCTCCGGTGGAAAGCGGCCTCGACGTGCTGGTCGCCAGCGACTGCTCTTTGCTCAAAGGTAAGCGCGTGGGGGTCATCACCAATCACACGGGCATCGACCGGCAAGGGCGCCACATTGCCGATCTGCTCCATGAGGCAGCTGGGGTGACGTTGAGCAAGCTGTTTGCCCCGGAACATGGCATCCGCGGCACTGCGGAAGCCGGGGCGCAGATCGGTGCCGAGGTGGACGCCAAGACCGGCGTGCCCATCCTCAGCCTGTACGGCGAGACGAAGAAGCCCACCCCCGAGATGCTCAGTGACCTGGACGTGCTGGTGTTCGACATTCAGGACGTGGGCACGCGCTTTTACACCTACATCAGCACTATGTCCTTAGCCATGGAGGCTGCCGCCGAGCAGCAGATCCCTTTTGTGGTGCTCGATAGACCCAACCCCATCGGGGGCGTTATCGTGGAAGGGCCTGTGTTGGCACCGGAGAATCGCTCCTTTGTGGGCATTCATCCCATTGCCCTGCGCCATGGGATGACGGTCGGCGAGTTGGCGCGCCTCTTCAATGAAGAGGGATGGCTAGCCGGCGGCAAGAAGGCAGAGCTCACCGTGGTGCGCATGAGGAACTGGCGACGTCACATGCTCTTTGCCGACACCGGCCTCCCGTGGGTCAAGCCGTCGCCGAACATCGTCTCGCCGACGACCGCCCAGCTCTACCCTGGCATTGGGCTGTTGGAAGCGACCAACGTGGCCGAGGGGCGCGGCACGCAGGCGCCTTTCGAGAACATCGGTGCGCCGTGGATCGACACGGCCAAGCTCCTCCAGGCCCTGCAGCCCCACTCGTTTCCAGGCCTGGCATTCGCTTCGACCTCCTTTGTGCCGGTGGACTTGCCCGGCATGGCGACCAATCCCAAGTACGAAGGGCAGCTCTGCAAGGGTTTGCGGCTGCGGGTCACCAGACCAGAGTCCTTGAGAGCGGTCGATGTTGGCATTCACCTTATTGCCGCGCTGCGGGACCTGCACCAGGACAAGTTGACTATCCGCGAGCCAGGCATGCGCCTCATGACGGGCTCCACGCCAGTGACCACCGCCTTGCTGCGTGGCGACGCGCCGGAGGCCATCATCGCCTCGTGGAGTCAAGAGCTGCAGGCCTTCCTCTCCTTGCGCCAGAAATACTTGCTTTATGATTGA